CGGCCATTTTTATATAATCGCCGAAAGTCCATCCTTTATCTCTCTCGCCCCTTGAGGGGAGAGGGTCGGGGTGAAGGGTGCATAAGAAAATACTTTTGGCAATGCGTATAAGGGATGCATCACCATCCCCCCACCAGAGCGATGCGGTTTTTCCTTGAACCCATATTCACAATGTATTATACATGGGGAAAGTGGGTCTCAGGGCCTGGGCCGGAGCCGAGACATGGCCGATGCTCTGGATCGCTTCAACGTCCCCAAGGAGGACTTGTGTGAACGCCGATAGCAAAATTCTGGTCATCGGGGGAGGCATGAGCGGCCTCACCGCGGCCCTGGAGGCGGCGGAAGCCGGGTCTCAGGTGATCATCACCGAGGCGGCCCCCTACCTGGGCGGCCGGGTTGCCCAACTCCACCGATATTTTCCCAAGCTCTGCCCTCCCACCTGCGGTTTGGAAATCAACTTTCGCCGGATCAAAGAAAATCCCAATATCACGTTTTATACCATGGCGGAAGTTACCCAGGTCAGCGGCAGCGCCGGCGATTTCGACGTCACCGTCAAGGTGCAGCCGCGCTACGTCAATGATCGTTGCGTAGCGTGCCATGCCTGTGCAGAAGCCTGCACCGAGTGGCGGGTCAATGATTTCAACTACGGTCTGGACAAGACCAAAGCGGCCTATCTGCCCTATGATATGGCTTTTCCGCAAAAATACGTCATCGACAAGAGCATCTGCAGCGGCGACTGCGGGCAGAAGTGCCTGGAGGCATGTAAGTACGACGCCATCGAACTGCACATGAAACCCCAGACCCTGAACTTCAACGTCGGTGCTATCATCATGGCCAGCGGCTGGGAACTCTACGATGCCACCAAGATGGACAACCTGGGGTTCGGCCAGGTGGCTAACGTCATCACCAATATGCAGATGGAACGCCTGGCGGCCTCCAACGGCCCCACCGGCGGCCAGATCCTCAGGACCAGCGACCAAAAGCCGCCCAAAAAAGTGGCCTTTGTCCAATGCGCCGGCTCCCGGGATGAAAACCATCTCCCGTACTGTTCCTACATCTGCTGCATGGCCTCCCTGAAACAGGCCACCTACTTGCGGGAAAAGGACCCGGAAACCGAGGTCTATATCTTCTATATCGATATCCGTACTCCCGGCCGCTATGAGCAGTTTTACTGGAAGGTCCGGGACGATGAGCATGTCCATCTGATCAGGGGTAAAGTGGCCAAGATCACCCAGGAACCCGGGACCGACAATGTTGTGGTGGTGGCCGAAAATACCGCCACGGGCAACAAAGAGAGCATGGTCTTCGATATGGTGGTCCTGGCGGCGGGCATGGTGCCCTCTACCAAAGCCTCCCCCTTCGCCCTGCCGTTGTCTTACACGCCGGATGGCTTCGTCATTCAAGACCTGATGCCGCCGGGAGTCTATGCCGTGGGAACCTTGAAGGGCCCCCTGGATGTGACCAAGTCGGTGCAGGATGGCACCGGGGCCGCCCTTAAGAGTCTCATCGCCCTGGGCAGGAGGTCATGATGGAAAAGAAATACGGAGTCTATCTGTGTAAAGGCTGCGGCATCGCCGATGCCGTTGATTTTGAGAGCCTCACCAAAATAATCAAAAAAGAGTGCAAAATCCAGCACATCAAAGAAGCTGACATCATGTGCAGCCCTGAGGGCCGCGCCATGATCCTGGAGGACATGAAGCCCGAAGGCGAAGGCATCAACGCCATCGTCATCGCAGCCTGCTCCCCCCGGGTAAAATACGAAGAGCTGGATTTTCCCAATGCCATCGTCGAGCGCTGCAACATCCGGGAGTTGGTGGCCTGGACCCAGGAGCCCAAGGTTGAAGCTACCCAGTTGCTGGCGGAAGATTATCTCCGCATGTACTGCGCCAAGGCCAAAAAGGACGAGCTGCCTGAGCCCTACCAGACCGAATGCGACAAGACCATTCTGGTTATCGGCGGCGGCACCGCGGGTTTGAGTGCGGCACTGGAAGCGGCCAACGACGGCTATGCCGTGGTCCTGGTGGAAAAAGAGGCGCAGTTGGGCGGGTTCGCGGCCAAGATGTACCGGCAGACCCCCACCAGCTACCCCTACACCACCCTCCAGGAGCCGGTGGTCTTCAAGAAGATCCAGGAAGTCCAGAATCATCCCAAGATCAAGGTGATGACCTCGGCGACCCTGGAAAAACTCGATGGCCAGCCCGGTCTGTTGGACGCGGACATCAAGGTGGGCGGCGACGTCGAGACCTTGCGGGTCGGCACTGTGGTTATGGCCGCAGGGTGGAAGCCCTACGACGCCACCAAGCTCACCAAGCTGGGCTACGGCCTGTCCAAGGACATCATTACCAGTATCGAAATGGAAGAGATGGCCAAGGCGGGCAAGATCGTGCGGCCCTCCGACGGCAAGGCGCCGCAATCGGTGGCCTTTATTCAGTGCGCCGGTTCACGGGACCCGGACCATCTGCCCTACTGCTCCAGCTTCTGCTGCATGGCCTCCTTAAAGCAGGCCGTCTATGTGCGGGAGCAGCACCCCAATGCTACGGCTATGATCCTTTATAAGGACATCCGGACGCCGGGGCTGACGGAGCTGTTCTACAAGCAGGTGCAGAGCGACGCCGGCGTCATGCTCACCAAGGCCGAGATCGCCGAAGTCAGCCTGGGTAATGGCGGCAATATCCTGATCAATGCCACCGACACCCTCCTGGGTGAAAACGTCATCTTCGAAGCCGACCTGGTGGTTTTGGCTGTGGGTATTGTGCCCTTAACCGCCGACGAGTCCGTGCTCAACCTGGGGTATAAGCAGGGACCGGCCTTGCCCGACCTGGATCTATACCACGGCTTTGCTGACTCCAACTTCATCTGTTTCCCGTACGAAACCCGGCGGACCGGCATCTACGCCGCGGGTTGCGTCCACCAGCCCATGGATATGGCCATGGCTGTCGAAGACGGCATCGGCGCCGCCTGCAAGGCCATTCAGGCCGCGGAGCACGTGGCTGCGGGCATGGCGGTGCACCCCCGGGCCTGGGACGAGACCTTCCCGGACCCGTTCATGCAGCGTTGCACATCCTGTAAGCGGTGTACTGAAGAGTGCCCCTTCGGCGCTATCGAAGAAGACGAAAAAGGCACCCCCTTTTATAAGATCAACCGCTGCCGCCGGTGCGGCACGTGCATGGGGGCCTGTCCGGAACGGATCGTATCCTTTAAGGACTTCAATGTTGACCTCATCGGTTCCATGATCAAGAGTGTGGATGTGCCGGACCTCGAGGATGAGGACGATCCGGCGGCGCCGTTCCGCATCATTGGCTTGGTGTGCGAAAACGACGCCTACCCGGCCCTGGACGCAGCCGGACTGCACAAGCTGCGCTTAAACCCGTATGTCCGTTTCATTCCCCTGCGCTGCCTGGGGTCCTTCAACATGGTATGGATCACCGATGCCCTGTCCAAGGGCGTTGATGGCATTATCTTGTTTGGCTGCAAATCCGGCGACGACTATCAGTGCCACTTCGCCAAGGGCAGCGAGCTCTGCGAATACCGCCTGAGCAAGCTGTCGGAAACCTTGGATAAGTTGGGTCTGGAGTCTGACCGGGTGCTCCAATACCCGATTGCCCACTCCGATTTCGATCGCCTGCCGAAGATTCTCGACGACTTTGTGACTCGGGTGCGCGAGATCGGCCCCAACCCGTTCAAGGAATTTTAGGAGGTATGATCCATGGCAGGTGAAAAAATCATAAAACCGGACCTCCAATTCGTGAAGCGGGTGATGGCCGCAGGAGGGGACACGGTCAAAAAGTGTTATCAGTGCGATACCTGTTCGGTAGTGTGCAACCTCACTCCCGATGAAAAACCCTTCCCCCGGAAGGAGATGCTCCAGGCCCAATGGGGTCTCACCGAAGTGCTCCAGGACCCGGACATCTGGCTGTGCCATCAGTGCAGTGACTGCACCGTGTACTGCCCCCGGGGCGCCAAGCCCGGTGAGGTCCTGGGCGTCCTCCGGCAGATGTGTATCGA
The sequence above is a segment of the Desulfobaccales bacterium genome. Coding sequences within it:
- a CDS encoding CoB--CoM heterodisulfide reductase iron-sulfur subunit A family protein, with translation MNADSKILVIGGGMSGLTAALEAAEAGSQVIITEAAPYLGGRVAQLHRYFPKLCPPTCGLEINFRRIKENPNITFYTMAEVTQVSGSAGDFDVTVKVQPRYVNDRCVACHACAEACTEWRVNDFNYGLDKTKAAYLPYDMAFPQKYVIDKSICSGDCGQKCLEACKYDAIELHMKPQTLNFNVGAIIMASGWELYDATKMDNLGFGQVANVITNMQMERLAASNGPTGGQILRTSDQKPPKKVAFVQCAGSRDENHLPYCSYICCMASLKQATYLREKDPETEVYIFYIDIRTPGRYEQFYWKVRDDEHVHLIRGKVAKITQEPGTDNVVVVAENTATGNKESMVFDMVVLAAGMVPSTKASPFALPLSYTPDGFVIQDLMPPGVYAVGTLKGPLDVTKSVQDGTGAALKSLIALGRRS
- a CDS encoding FAD-dependent oxidoreductase; its protein translation is MMEKKYGVYLCKGCGIADAVDFESLTKIIKKECKIQHIKEADIMCSPEGRAMILEDMKPEGEGINAIVIAACSPRVKYEELDFPNAIVERCNIRELVAWTQEPKVEATQLLAEDYLRMYCAKAKKDELPEPYQTECDKTILVIGGGTAGLSAALEAANDGYAVVLVEKEAQLGGFAAKMYRQTPTSYPYTTLQEPVVFKKIQEVQNHPKIKVMTSATLEKLDGQPGLLDADIKVGGDVETLRVGTVVMAAGWKPYDATKLTKLGYGLSKDIITSIEMEEMAKAGKIVRPSDGKAPQSVAFIQCAGSRDPDHLPYCSSFCCMASLKQAVYVREQHPNATAMILYKDIRTPGLTELFYKQVQSDAGVMLTKAEIAEVSLGNGGNILINATDTLLGENVIFEADLVVLAVGIVPLTADESVLNLGYKQGPALPDLDLYHGFADSNFICFPYETRRTGIYAAGCVHQPMDMAMAVEDGIGAACKAIQAAEHVAAGMAVHPRAWDETFPDPFMQRCTSCKRCTEECPFGAIEEDEKGTPFYKINRCRRCGTCMGACPERIVSFKDFNVDLIGSMIKSVDVPDLEDEDDPAAPFRIIGLVCENDAYPALDAAGLHKLRLNPYVRFIPLRCLGSFNMVWITDALSKGVDGIILFGCKSGDDYQCHFAKGSELCEYRLSKLSETLDKLGLESDRVLQYPIAHSDFDRLPKILDDFVTRVREIGPNPFKEF